Within Gasterosteus aculeatus chromosome Y, fGasAcu3.hap1.1, whole genome shotgun sequence, the genomic segment cagaggccatccgcgtgTCCTTTAcatccgccaatgacgggtgttcaggtgggtcaggacacCAGGTAAACCGATCACGTGTCCGTCGTAACGCGTCTCAGGAGCGACAGGCGTGATTGCAATATCTGTCAATTACGACAGTCATTTGTTACTGCAGACTagctagctaatgctaatgctgaaCCAAAAATAGTtcacatagtttggaatttctttcaaaaaaacaccatttgccatgaaaattgaagttgttttaacttgaccatactttatctaatctgctccatatttctcatatagcatgaacttctcaccctgtagacatccatatgatcatttttaaccttagtaatagcgccacctggggaaaacaggaagtttattttttttattttaccccctgctcctcacaggttatgctcctcaaaggtcaatctgatccctctcaaaattTCCTAGCAGAGAGCTAAGACCTTGTTAATGCTTCActgttgaatgttgaatgtttttttaattttataccTGCTCCTCACTGGTTATGCTCCACACAGGTTAATCTAATCCCTTTCAAAATTTCTCAGCACTGAGGTAAGACCTTGATAAcgcttcactgtgaatattataagaatccgataatcggtAGCGAGGTGCATCTGCAAAGCTGATCCTTcaccaagaacaactaaaccgttgtaaATCTACTGGacatcatcggattctttccaatttacGCATGTTTGATGACACTCCTTTAGTGATGTAAAGTCATGTAAAGTTGTGATGTAAAGTTGAAacaagtcatagcgccacctactggtaacaagACGTCAAATTTTCTAGTGTCCAATTAAAAACGAGGGTgtcattttgagaggctttaatttctaaaatggtacatcagaatgtcctggttatccccGAgggacaccttggggatgtatactCTCTGCCTgaggaaatactgtgtaaataTTGATTTCTTCCTCTTAAATCTACTCTAAAATTGACCCAATGTGTTCTTGTGATTTAgattttgaaggaaattggctcatgtatggtattttgaagTGCTATTACTATTGATTGATACCCGTGTACTCGGCAATTAATCAGAGCCCTCTCAAATGTGTTCAGAAAAGACCTAAGACCCtaataatgttaaagatgaagttTGCAAAGAGACAATCCTGGCGTCGCTCCACGCGGTTAACGACAACTGACTCTCGGACTCTTTGTCCGGCGGCTGCAGGAGTTCTTTGCTGCATTTCTAGCCGTCCGGCCAATGCCCCGACATGCGGACTAGCGAGGACACGTgcaacgctgctcgcagctttaattttgTATTTGGATCCTTTTTAACAGGGCCCCTCTTCGACCAAGggctacacaaaaaaaaaatgctgcttgCATTTGTATATAGAAATCAGCTCTTATGTGTCATTCTGCAGCATActaagtatatatttttatgttcATACTGTAATGAGCTGAGTTAATGTGTCCCTATTATGAGTTCTTCAGTTATGCACATGTTGCATTTGTTGCCGTTATGCACTAATGTTACCAGCAGAGGTCAATGTTATATGAGACCTATTGAGGTGGGGGGATTGTCTCGCGAGACAATGCTAGTTCCGGGGGCTGTGTGTGCGGAAGCCTTTTGTATGGCGTGGTCTCGGCCAATAGTGACCGGAGTTAAGCTGTGTTCCCTAAATAAATGCACCTAAGTTGCAAGCTAGTCATCGCTTCCTTATTTACGCTGCAGCACTGGGGTGAGCGTTACACTGGTGACAGAAGTCTAAAAGTGACGGACTGGTTTCTTCTCCGGTGTTAGCCTAGCCGGCTAGCGGACTTGCCGAGCGGAGCCGCTGTGTGTATGGTCGATGGACATGCCGCACGAGAAAGGAGCACGGCCAAGAAACGCGGGAATGGGCTCTGCTGACCCCCGACAGAGCGGGGGACATGAGGAAGGTGTCCTCACTCGCACGTCGGATCCACCACGGCATTACTGCCAGAGTGAACGCGCAGCAGGTATGGCAAAATGGCGGTGCCTATGCTTACCGGGCCCAATGTAAAATACCATAGTACGGTCCGGGAGTGCCAGTCCGGTAAGGCGGACTGGCAGTCATTTCAGGTCCTACGGTGAGAGCCGCTGCATGCACTGACGCGGCCCAAGTAAAGCCTGCATGGGCGGCTGAAATGGCCGAACTGATCCGGGCTGTGTCCACGCATTTGCCACAAAGTGCCACACGCCCGCGCCACCGCCCCCTGGTTTGCTGGGGATGGCCATCTCCTCAGACAGTGCCCCAAGCATTCCGACAACCAGGGAAACGGACCAGGGCTCGTATAGTTGGGACGGTACGGACCCCTGGCATTATGTCCCATGACGCATCgtcaggaggaggcggagccaaaCAGCACAGACGGGGAGAGGGGCTCCTCTCCCCCCTGAAACAGATGAGACCACGATGGTGGTGGGCTGAACTCATGCTGGGAATTTCTGCCACGTCCCTGTCAACATATGTGGGGCCTCATGTACCGCCCTTGTGGACACGGGTTCACTGATGCGGCCAGAGTTGGTTCCAGAGGGTACGCAGTTGGAGCAGACTACAGTGCAGCTCAGGACAGTGGTGAGCTGGCCCCTATGCTTGGTAGGGGGAAGGTGATGTTGAATGTGGGTGGTCGAGCGACACATTTTTCAGTTTGGGTGGCGCATGTGCAGGACCTGTGTATACTGGGGCTGGACTTTTTGAGGTCTGCGTGCTGCCTGCTGGATCTAGGGGAGAACACATTGACCTTCCCCGGGGGCCCCACTGTCAGAATGATACCGCCTACAGGGTCCTCAAAGCCACCCCCCTGGTCAGGACAGCCGTGGAGACACACTGCAATGGCACAAAGACCCCAGACGAGAGCGACAACTCCCCAATCCGTAGTGCCCTGCCTCTGGTGCCCCATGCCCTCAGCAACGTCCAGCCCAGCTCGGCACATTCCGGCTCACCTCACCCAGCCGACACGACTACGGTGGAGGGGACGGACAGGCTGGCTGTGGTAAGGGAGATATGGAGACAGAATTGTGACAAGTTGGAGCaatggcaggaggaggagctgtgggaggTGTTATCTGACTTTACAGACATTTTTGCAGACGACGAAGTGGGCCTGACACACCTGGTGCAACACGAAATAGACACGGGGGATGCACAACCCATCAAGACGCGTCCCCGGCGCCTCCCCATGGCTCACCGTGAGGCTGCAGACAGAGCGGTGGAAGAGAAGAGGTGCAAAAAGCTGTCATTATCGAACCGTCAGACAGTCCATGGGCCTCGGGGGTGGTGATGGTGTCAAAAAAAAGGAGCCCCAAGATGAGATTCTGCGTGGACTACAGACCGCTGAACAGTGTAACCAAGAAGGACGCATATCCATTACCCAGGGTCGAAGAGTCACTGGACTTGGTGTCTGGCTCCTCCTGGTTCTCTTCACTCGACCTGCGAAGCGGATACTGGCAGGTGCCACTCAGCCCTGAAGCGAGACCAAAGACGGCCTTCTGTATGGACAGGGGGTTGTGGCAGTTCCAGGTCCTCAGCTTTGGCCTGTGCAACGCCCCGGCCACCTTTGAAAGActcatggaccgggtgctgGCTGGCATTCCCGTCAGAGATGTCTGGTGTATTTGGACAACATCCTGGCCCATGGGAGCTCCTTCAAAATGGCCTTGGAGTCGCTGAGGCTGGTGCTGCAGAGAGTGTCTGCGGCGGGCCTGAAATTACACCCACAAAAGTGCCGCTTCATGAGGAAAGAGGTGGTGTTTTGGGGTCACAGGCTGGGGGAAGAAGGCATCAGCACACTGGAAGAGAAAGTGCAGGCAGCGAGAGACTGGCCCACACCCACAGACTAACGACAACTGAAGAGCTTCCTTGGCCTGGCCTCATATTACAGGAAGTTTGTGCGAGGTTTCTCCTGCACAGAAGCCCCCCTGTACCACCTGCTGCAGAAGGGCAGGGGCTTCACCTGGACGCCACAGTGCCAGCAAGCCTTCAACTCCCTCCAGAAGGCACTGACAGAGGCCCCCATACTCACCCCCCCTGACCTCATGTTGCCATTCATTCTGGACACGGACGCCAGCGACATGGGCATGGGTGCAGTGCTGGCTCAGGCAGggccagaaggagagagagtggTGGCGTATTTCAGTAAAACCTTCAACAAGGCTGAGCGCCGCTACTGCGTCACACGCTGAGAGCTCCTCGCCATGGTCGCGGCGATAAAGCACTTCAAGTACTATCTGGGTGGCTGCCCCTTCACTGTCAGGACGGATAACTCAGCGCTGCAGTGGCTGATATCTTTCAGAGAACCAGAGGGCCAAGTCGCACTATGGATTGAAATGCTGCAGTCCTATGTTTTCACAGTGGAACACAGGGCCGGAACCAGCCATGCCAATGCAGATGCCCTGTCCCGCCGCCCCTGCACCCTGGGCGGGTGCCGATACTGCGAGCGGAGAGAAGCGCGTGAGAGGGAGCTCCGTATCGAGGAGGAGACATGCCCCATGCACGAAGGGGCCGGACCAGTCTGCCAGGGTACGCGGATGGTTGACGTGGCTGAGTGGCAGATACAACAGGAGCAggacagagacatacaaccagtGCGACAGTGGGTGGAAGTTGGGCAGAGACCACCCTGGGAAGAGGTCACAGGGAGCCCCACTGCAACAAAAGGACTGTGGTCAGTGTTTGATGCGCTGAGAGTGAAGGATGGGGTACTGCAGAGAGCCTGGAAGGAGCCTGCCACGGGAGAGGAGAGGTGGAAGGTGATAGTCCCCAGCTCAATGAGAGACGCTGTGCTGAAAGTATCCCATGGGAACACAGGGGCGGGGCACTTTGGAGTAGCCAAAACACTCCGCCGGCTCTGGTAGAGTGCATATTCAGAAGGTTTGGGGTGGCAGAAACCATCCACAGCAACCAAGGGAGGAATTTTGAATCACAGGTCTTTGCCACCATGTGTGAGCATATGGGCATGCATAAGACCCGGACCACGGCGCTGCACCCCCAGAGCGATGGCCTCGTTGAGAGGTTCAACAGGACCCTGGAAAAGCAGCTGGCAATCCTTACTGCAGAGCATCAACGTCACTGGGACACGCACCTGCCCCTTGTCCTCATGGCCTACAGGTCTGCTGTTCAGGAGTCCAACTCATGCACGCCTGCCCTCGTCATGCTGGGGAGGGAGCTGAGGACACCAGTGGACGTGGCCCTGGGCAAACCACCTGACACCCCTGCTGTTCCCCGAGGGAGAGAGTACGCCAGGACCGGATGGAGTCCGCCGACGTCTTTGCCCGAGACCAGCTGGAGAAAGCGGGCATGAGACAGAAAAGGAACTATGACATGAGGTCAAAGGGGAGACACTTCCAAGCCGAATAACTGGTTTGGGTATACAGCCCACGTAGGAAGAAGGGACGGTGCCCTAAACTGGACTGTCATTGGGTGGGGCCGTGTCTGGTCGTGAAACGGCTGGGTAAAGTGGTGTACCGAGTCCAGCTGCCGggaaaaaggaagaaggtcGCACTCCACAGAGACAGATTGGCCCCGTACAGAGGAGACTCCCTCCCTTCCTGAACGCCTGCGCGGAGGGGCGATGGCACAAtcactacacacagacacacgcacgagCCCTGACAGAGCCCCGTCCCCTCTGCACCTAATTACCCAGACACAGTGACTGACCCCCCCTGTTCACACTCTCCTTCCCCCTTCCCACCACACGCACCTTTCGCTGCACAGTAGCCCCCCACGCCAGGCAGGGGCGCCTGCGTCCCCCACTCGTTAACGGCCGCGGAGACAGAGACGTCGGCCGGGCCATCTCAGAGACCTTGTGTAGTCCCTTGGGACGAGGGACTTTGTTGGGGGGGAGCTGTGTAATGAGCTGAGTTAATGTGTCCCTGTTATTATGAGTTCTTCAGTTATGCAGATGTTGCATGTGTTGCCGTTATGCACTAATGTTACCAGCAGAGGTCAATGTTGTTATATGAGACCTATAAAGGTGGGGGGATTGTCTTGCGAGACAATGCGAGTTCCAGGGGCTGTGTGTGCGGAAGCGTTTTTTGTACGGCGTGGTCTCAGCCAACAGTCACCGGAGTTAAGCTCAGTTCCCTAAATAAATGCACCGAAGTTGCAAGCCAGTCATCGCCTCCTTATTTACGCTGCAGCACTGGGGTGAGCGTTACAATACTTTAGATAGATATTCTCATGATCATACTTCTGCtacattgtttttaattgtgagCCACGACACGTCAACTAAACACGTTATTATCTAGAAATGCCGACTGTATATTTATAgaataaaaagtaaagaaacagTTGGGCGGGTGACGTCAGTGTAGTCCACTTCCTGCTTTTCTTCCCTGGTCTCTACCGAACAGCTGCATCAGCCCTTTAGccgacaaagagacacaatgtCACATCAAACGGGTATTCAAGGTACACACGTTCCTCTGCTTCCACTGTCCGCGTCTCTATGTGTGGTGCtgcttctgtctttgtttgtgtgtttgtcgttGTCTGTGCGTGTTTGCGTGATTCCCGGGCGAGCTGCAAAAGTTTATCTGCAAAGAGGCGTTAGCTAGCCGCTCCTAGCTAGCTCCGAGCTaccgcgcgcgtgtgtgtgtgtgtgtgcgtgtaatcACCACTTTGAGGACAGTGAGGTTTAATCCCTGATAATTTAGCCACTCGTTTCTGGTCTTCTTGAATCATGGCTGCTTTGCGTATGTTTCCGAACAGTGACAGTAGCGTGGAATATCGTAGCTAGTTTCGCCTTCTATGAGGATGAACATACTGTCgtatagacaagtttcccgggcacttccggtttacttcctgtttctgccaagaacttccggcgcaggctgagtagtggtgtaaaaatggctttggaatggcaacattcgaccgaaaatcttgttaaaaatggtgttgtgaccattccgcatccaagtaaggcaacatcatgggcggacaacatgtcgatatggcccagcatcacaacatccaagatcttttcttattttattgattccatggcggtggatgggaatgcaattaataacctgaaaagctcagaggcatttcagtacctccattctgacaaagtgggctgtgtacttttacacgatatgggcatataaaggccgatgttcaaccaagccagtccgttaacaattcagcgcataacgcctgggttttgattaccaagacgggagatgtggagactgcaggctgtacctgtagccatgcagccgccgtgctttggagggtacgttagcccatcttatgcttgtattaagatgtttgtatgtatccatgtgttaatatataacagaacacgaagagaaagaaaaagaaaaagtaatcccctctagcctgcctgcactaaaCATGCTTTAACCCTTTAAAGTCGACTGACGAGCGTCAGTGACATATCTATTAATAGCTTcggaatggataaaggtattaacttacttttttttctatgaaaaagctgacattcgtctgcgtaataattagtagactgtgttgACTTCCGCGAATGATACGCCTTccgtatttgagtgcaaatctatagcattttactcacttgtagatggttgatggtcgaaacattctccttccgaccaaacattcagcaatcgccACGAGTTCTTGCAACTTggtgtgttcaaaaatgaagaaacgccggacggacagaggtcatcggtgatcaaaaggttaaaatcaaatgtatttaataaaagagatggcgttgtgttagaaaagaacatctcagctgaggagccgctggtctcagcaaccaacaggccccaggtcagtccttttgaccatccctagtgcccgtctgtcgcctccacaagtgaactcgagaacaatggttcctacaagTATTTATAACAacgcttaaaggtgtgaaagtcagtgtccacacctctgggagtggtcttctggtgagttcaatgtaactcggatttcgaatgatccatagtcaatatcagttgttgttcaagtattacatgcatgcattccagttgattacattacatcaaatacaatcataactgcattggtattattctattacagttgcagaattacagtagttttacaatattgtcattactttattgattacagtttcagaatcatggccgtattctggtgtacactatatgcatttttataaattttatgaaccggatcgtcaatttgtttctaatatcctacacaacagtgaacagcacaatatgtcccggagccgtgtcggcgtgtaacaccatccatggtttactttttctgcacgctaaccaaagaccgtaaaagacgctaactcgctaaccggaagtgctttgcagacacaaccggaagtcgttggcagagtgaaaggccaatggcggcccgcttatttcactcaggaaacttgtctatattTATATGCATATGAACATCACCGGTGACACCGGCTCTGTGTTGCTCATAGAAATGGACTACGGTAGGGCGTGACACTTTTGAGGTAAAACGGCGTGCAGATTACGTGAGTTAGTGACAGACAGGCTAGGGTGGCCATTCGTCCGGCTTTAGGCCGGACAGTCCAGCTTTTAAATGCCCCGTCCGGCTGCTGGCGCAGCCTTAAGCCGGACACTTGTTTGTCCTccttttgagaaaataattaaaaaggtcCACCTTTTGAAACATAACATCGTTAGTTTAATACGTATTGGCTAAAAATGTGTGTCCAAATAAGTACTTTCATTGGTTACATTTTCGTGCAGTGACTTATCAACAACCGACTCTCCCCACCCCAAATCAGGGACACATGTAGTATGTAGAATATACATGTAGAAAATAGATCAGTCAATCCCAAAAGGACGAGGCTTCTGTGACTAAAACTGCTTCTAATGTTTTCATGTATTATGATATTAACCATGTTAATACGATCACCCGCCTCATGTTGCTTGCAGATGTGTATTCTTAATTTGACTTGATTATTTTTCTGAGAGTGCAGTATAATGTTTCTATTACAGGACCGAGGAAATACAGAACTGCTAAACATGACAATGATCTGGTGTTACTGTATAATGTGTGTTAACAAGTTTGTAAAATTCACAACCTTTGTGGTGGACCTTGCTTTCCAAGGCGGAAAAGTGCCTATGTTAGCAAGAGTTTTCAGTTTGATATGGTCGGAGGCTGACCatgtttctctcctcttctctcacaGCGGGTAACGATGTGAAAGATGTCTTCGCCAGTGCCCGGAACGGCGACCAATATCGAGTCTTAAAGATTGTCATTGACGCTGGTAAGCAGTTGCCCAGAGTCCTGACatctatggaatgccgttttagtcaaaatgaaataaatgaataaatacataaatacatgaaatatgcatttgaaatacatcatgaaataaataaattaggcaataaatacataaatattaaatacatttcattattttatggtacttttatttcataatgccacttttcatttccagagtcttttatttcataatgccgttttacatttccagagacttttatttcataatgtcgTGGGCAGTGTGCAGTATGTGCAAATATTTAAGGATGTTTAAAGGTTTTAGAGTATATGGGAAAGTATAAAGTCCAGGATCCACAGCCCGTAAAGGGGGACAAAAAGAGCTAGTATTATAAATGTTATTGCCAACCTTAGCGTCCTCTTTAGCTCAATAAGTAAGTTAACTTACCTAAGGCCTTCTTCGGCCAATCTCCTCTGAATCGTGCTGGATGACACATGGCAGCatctccaatccccccgagttggttgatgagaagaatcacagcacgttgatcaattaaagtcaaaaagttaacatttatttagaagagaaaaagattacatgagcaattctccgcagatatctggctctaactattgcttgcaagcaggaggtccaacacaccagtacatatctcagcgctcggtgtaatggcgtctccgagcagtaaaaacgctgagtttttatacacatgtgaaggacattctccgtgccagctacgagaagctgcaaagcaggttgagataagtacccaggtgaagctgagggtagcacacgcacacacatgatcctcctcagtggccggtacaaatcataattaattgacataaaagtaaaaacgttactccggaactttcgtaccgaataagatatgaaccaaggccatgaacagaagtcctttgttttgaagcgtctatgagatcgagttaaccgccctcccttctcagggcacagctgcaaagcaacattttgtatcatgctgctctttgcacgtcagggtcaaatacaggacacttgagacccggctgtagcacaaaacaatgttctaatatattttaccagtatatgcatctcacacacaccaaacagatCTGCgatttctcgggttgatagaccggacaacacaaagttagccagcttgtcgccaggaatatccagaggcttTTTactttgcatataagaacgtgaaatgtaaaatggcattatgaaataagtctctggaaatgaaaaacggcattatgaaataaaagactctggaaataaaaagtggcattatgaaataaaagtaccatgaaatgaaaagtggcattatgaaataaaagtaccatgaaataattaaatgcatttaatatttatgtatttattgcctcatttatttatttcataatgtatttcaaatgcatatttcatgtatttatgtatttattcatttatttaatttagactaaaacggcattccatagacATCAGCTTATAGTTTCTTCCATCGCGACATTCGCGAAAAATCACTCTCTCAGGATTTTTGGGTGAGGTAAGCGTAGCTCGCTGGGGTCTTTACTATTTGTTTATCAAGTTCTCACACAATGTCCCCTAAGTCTTTAGGATTTGGTTTCATTGAAATTTGAATCACTTATGGGATAGTTTCGCTGCGATTAAAATAGCCACAGGAAATAGAAATGTTTCTGGAGCATTGCTATACCTCTGACAGCTCTGGGCCAAAACAAAGCGCCATGCAGTGTATTTTCGGTAGTCAAACTGCATGTTGGAATCAAATTTTAATCCATTTTCTCGAAGCCATAACGGTGCAGAACATTCCTGCCCTCGCACTCAGAGCATTGTGCATCAGGTTGAGGCTTGCCTGGAAGTTACAAAATTCTTTCACAACCAGTACCTGCAGCTCATTGGAGTTGAGTCAAACATGTTTCAGGGGGTATTGAAAGGTCCCTCGTGGTGTTTTCGACCAGCAGTAATGTGTTAATAAGCGTAGCAAGGCAGCAGCAAAGGAGAAGCTGTAAACCCGTTGCATCTTGAGTTTCGGATGTTTGCATGAAGAAACATAACACAGTGATTCATCTACGTAGTGGACACCTACTATTATTTAAACAATTCTCCaaaaaatttttttattttccacaggTGCGACATAAAATGTCATATGCTGCTACCAGAACCACGGTGAAGAAAGAGTTTGGAGGGGGGCACATTAAGGACGAGATCTTCGGTACCTCAAAGGTTGGTCTTACAGCGGCAACACATGAAAGACTGTAGAAAGCGCTCTTTTGGCCTCAAGCATCAGCCCCAAACCTCCAGAAGCCAAAAGTTCAGCtttaatcatatttattttcatggcaGCTGAGATTTTGTACTACGGTGTCAGTCCATTTTGCTGTATGATGTGTGGTTGTAATCTTTTCTTCCAGGATGAAATGATTCTTGTGGGATACAGGAAATATCTCAGCTCGCATGCTGCTCCCCTGCCTCTcactgcagcagaggaggaactGCGAAAGATTAAGCTAAACGAggtaaaaacacactcacaccacatgaacacagaaacaagacattttcattttatttagtcaCTCAGCATTTTCCATCATTTGGGGGGCTCGAGTCTGTTCCGAGATGGGCGTGGCATAGGTTCTTACAGCTCCGAAAAGAGACGACACTATGTCGCTATTGGGTGCTTAAAAATATCTCACCTCCGCTCTGTTTCTGAA encodes:
- the LOC120812345 gene encoding twinfilin-1-like isoform X4, translating into MKKHNTVIHLRSGHLLLFKQFSKKFFYFPQVRHKMSYAATRTTVKKEFGGGHIKDEIFGTSKDEMILVGYRKYLSSHAAPLPLTAAEEELRKIKLNEVQTGISVDTKQQTLQGVAFPVHKDAIAALERFRDKRINYVQLDTRQEEEPTKKEEKTQLFRNVEGGPPLPSPSNSPSITY